From the genome of Erythrobacter litoralis, one region includes:
- a CDS encoding DUF2306 domain-containing protein, with protein MTELVRRFAFPLATSDRPAPSGHDFPPRLRALVALVAAGMSVAALVAIVRGLSGTAPYHSNIRELAILIHVATVLPAIPLGGWLILARKGGALHKAMGRIWVGLMVTTALAAMFIGQGGEALHVSPIQIFVPLTLIAAWKLVAAARRGDMKTHRKEVLMLFLGALTIPGLVAFLMPGRMMHVWLFG; from the coding sequence ATGACCGAGCTTGTTCGCCGCTTCGCCTTTCCGCTGGCCACTTCGGACCGGCCTGCCCCCTCGGGACACGATTTTCCGCCACGCCTGCGCGCATTGGTGGCGCTTGTCGCCGCGGGGATGAGCGTGGCTGCCCTTGTCGCTATCGTGCGGGGCCTTTCCGGGACAGCGCCCTATCATTCCAATATCCGCGAACTTGCGATCCTGATCCATGTCGCGACCGTCCTTCCGGCAATTCCGCTCGGCGGCTGGCTCATCCTCGCGCGCAAGGGCGGCGCGCTGCACAAGGCGATGGGGCGGATATGGGTCGGTCTGATGGTGACGACCGCACTCGCGGCGATGTTCATCGGGCAGGGCGGCGAGGCCCTGCATGTCAGCCCGATCCAGATATTCGTACCGCTGACGCTGATCGCCGCCTGGAAGCTGGTCGCCGCCGCGCGCCGAGGCGACATGAAGACACACCGAAAGGAAGTGCTGATGCTGTTCCTCGGCGCGCTCACCATTCCCGGCCTCGTCGCCTTCCTGATGCCGGGCCGGATGATGCATGTCTGGTTGTTCGGATAA
- a CDS encoding LytTR family DNA-binding domain-containing protein has translation MVEFSVSSGDHERALRAPVVRRVAIDLAIMTAVGLFLAIIGPFGSIQMPLAWRLVSWLGFAYAGYAIYRPMGFVVDRAEAMLELPRAALWFAATLVATVPMAALVWITGHLPPPIPLPGLEEGLLHYFYVFVIGGGVVALFHVIRARGDAADDPGTAPGKRLDTAIADQDPDHAIAAPPAGDNPLLDQLPAELGSDVIALEMEDHYVRVHTALGSDLVLMRMRDAVAYLGETDGRQVHRSWWVARGAVEDVKREGRNVRLVLPRGIEAPVARAQVAELRGAGWF, from the coding sequence ATGGTGGAATTTTCCGTCTCGTCCGGCGATCATGAACGCGCGCTGCGCGCCCCGGTTGTCCGGCGCGTGGCGATCGACCTTGCGATCATGACGGCGGTGGGGCTGTTCCTCGCGATCATCGGACCGTTCGGCAGCATCCAGATGCCGCTCGCTTGGCGTCTCGTTAGTTGGCTCGGCTTCGCCTATGCGGGCTATGCAATCTATCGGCCGATGGGTTTCGTGGTCGACCGGGCCGAGGCGATGCTCGAGCTGCCGCGCGCGGCCTTGTGGTTCGCGGCGACGCTGGTCGCGACCGTGCCGATGGCGGCGCTGGTGTGGATCACGGGTCATCTCCCCCCGCCGATCCCGCTGCCTGGGCTTGAGGAGGGGCTGCTCCACTATTTCTACGTCTTCGTCATCGGCGGCGGCGTCGTGGCGCTGTTCCATGTGATTCGCGCTCGCGGGGACGCTGCCGATGATCCCGGCACGGCGCCCGGCAAGCGGCTCGATACGGCGATCGCCGATCAGGATCCCGACCATGCGATCGCCGCGCCGCCTGCCGGCGACAATCCGCTGCTCGATCAGCTTCCGGCGGAACTGGGCAGCGATGTGATCGCGCTCGAGATGGAGGACCATTACGTGCGCGTGCACACCGCGCTCGGCTCCGATCTCGTCCTGATGCGGATGCGCGATGCGGTCGCCTATCTGGGCGAAACCGACGGCAGGCAGGTCCATCGCAGCTGGTGGGTGGCGCGCGGCGCGGTCGAGGACGTGAAGCGCGAGGGCCGCAATGTCCGCCTGGTCCTGCCGCGCGGGATCGAGGCGCCTGTTGCGCGCGCCCAGGTCGCCGAACTGCGCGGCGCGGGCTGGTTCTGA
- the katG gene encoding catalase/peroxidase HPI, which produces MDAKTGEMGGCPVHGNAMRSLLGRTNRDWWPEALQLDILTEGGRSANPAGEDFDYAEAFNALDYKALKEDLHALMTDSQDWWPADYGHYGPFFIRMAWHSAGTYRTGDGRGGAGSGQQRFAPLNSWPDNGNLDKARRLLWPVKRKYGKHISWADLMILAGNVAIESMGGPVFGFGGGRKDVFEPESTYWGTEEQWVNEGVATRIQPKEGMALENPLAAIQMGLIYVNPEGPGGDPHDPEGMARDMRETFARMAMNDEETVALTAGGHAFGKCHGAEPTDTFGRAPEGEDLHLMGFGWLNDEDEIGKGHITTSGIEGPWTPNPTQWGGDYFRLLFKYEYELVKSPAGAFQWTPIDPEEADMAPDARDPSKKVPTIMTTADMALKRDPEYRKISERFRDDQAALDDAFARAWFKLCHRDMGPKVRYLGPEVPEEDLIWQDPVPAGKAPSDGDVAAFKAKVLDSGLSVSELVKAAWASASTYRHSDHRGGANGARVRLAPQKDWAANDPDELAKVLGKLDELRGNMSMADAIVLAGSAAVEKAAKDAGVEITVPFMGGRGDAGEEHTDAESFEPMEPFADGFRNYLRSKADVKTEDMMIDKAHLLGLSIPEMTVLVGGMRALGAVSGNGKAGVLTDRPGALTPDFFVNLLDMGTKWAPVEDSGDEEYVGTDRKSGKERWRATRADLVFGSNSQLRAQAEHYAEMGNEAAFVCDFVSAWTKVMNADRFDVSYAKNHA; this is translated from the coding sequence ATGGACGCGAAGACTGGTGAAATGGGCGGATGCCCGGTGCACGGCAATGCGATGCGTTCGCTGCTCGGCCGGACCAACCGCGATTGGTGGCCCGAAGCCCTGCAGCTCGACATCCTGACCGAAGGCGGGCGCAGCGCGAACCCGGCGGGCGAGGATTTCGATTACGCCGAAGCCTTCAACGCGCTCGATTACAAGGCGCTGAAGGAAGACCTCCACGCCCTGATGACCGACAGCCAGGACTGGTGGCCGGCCGATTACGGGCATTACGGCCCCTTCTTCATTCGCATGGCGTGGCATTCGGCGGGCACGTACCGCACCGGCGACGGGCGCGGCGGCGCGGGCTCGGGGCAGCAGCGCTTCGCCCCGCTCAACAGCTGGCCCGACAACGGCAATCTCGACAAGGCGCGCCGCCTGCTCTGGCCGGTGAAGCGCAAATACGGCAAGCATATCAGCTGGGCCGACCTCATGATCCTCGCCGGCAATGTCGCGATCGAGAGCATGGGCGGCCCGGTCTTCGGCTTCGGCGGCGGGCGCAAGGACGTGTTCGAACCCGAAAGCACCTATTGGGGCACCGAAGAGCAATGGGTGAACGAAGGCGTCGCCACCCGCATCCAGCCCAAGGAGGGCATGGCGCTCGAAAACCCGCTGGCGGCGATCCAGATGGGCCTCATCTACGTCAATCCCGAAGGTCCGGGCGGCGATCCGCACGATCCCGAAGGCATGGCGCGCGACATGCGCGAAACCTTCGCCCGGATGGCGATGAACGATGAAGAGACCGTCGCGCTCACCGCAGGCGGCCACGCTTTCGGCAAGTGCCACGGGGCGGAACCCACCGACACGTTCGGCCGCGCGCCCGAGGGCGAGGACCTGCACCTGATGGGCTTCGGCTGGCTCAACGACGAGGACGAGATCGGGAAGGGCCATATCACGACCTCCGGCATCGAAGGGCCGTGGACACCCAATCCGACTCAGTGGGGGGGCGACTATTTCCGGCTGCTGTTCAAATACGAGTACGAGCTGGTGAAATCGCCCGCGGGCGCGTTCCAGTGGACCCCGATCGATCCGGAAGAGGCGGACATGGCGCCCGATGCGCGCGATCCGTCGAAGAAGGTCCCGACGATCATGACCACCGCCGACATGGCGCTGAAGCGCGATCCCGAATACCGCAAGATCTCCGAGCGGTTCCGCGACGATCAGGCGGCACTGGACGATGCCTTCGCCCGCGCCTGGTTCAAGCTGTGCCACCGCGACATGGGGCCGAAGGTCCGCTATCTCGGCCCGGAAGTGCCGGAAGAGGACCTGATCTGGCAGGACCCGGTGCCGGCCGGAAAGGCCCCGTCCGACGGCGACGTGGCCGCCTTCAAGGCCAAGGTGCTCGACAGTGGGCTGTCAGTGAGTGAACTGGTCAAGGCGGCGTGGGCCTCGGCCTCGACCTATCGCCATTCGGACCATCGCGGCGGCGCCAATGGCGCGCGCGTGCGGCTCGCCCCGCAAAAGGACTGGGCCGCGAACGATCCCGATGAACTGGCGAAAGTGCTCGGCAAGCTCGACGAACTGCGCGGGAACATGAGCATGGCCGATGCGATCGTGCTCGCCGGATCGGCGGCGGTCGAGAAGGCGGCGAAGGATGCAGGCGTCGAAATCACCGTCCCCTTCATGGGCGGACGCGGCGATGCTGGAGAGGAACACACCGATGCGGAGAGCTTCGAACCGATGGAGCCGTTCGCCGACGGCTTCCGCAATTACCTCCGCAGCAAGGCCGACGTGAAAACCGAGGACATGATGATCGACAAGGCGCACCTTCTCGGCCTGTCGATCCCCGAAATGACCGTGCTGGTCGGCGGGATGCGGGCGTTGGGCGCAGTAAGCGGCAACGGCAAAGCCGGCGTGCTGACCGACAGGCCCGGCGCGCTGACGCCCGATTTCTTCGTCAACCTGCTCGACATGGGGACCAAGTGGGCGCCCGTGGAGGACAGCGGCGACGAGGAATATGTCGGGACCGACCGCAAGAGCGGCAAGGAACGCTGGCGCGCGACGCGGGCGGACCTCGTCTTCGGTTCGAATTCGCAGCTGCGCGCGCAGGCCGAACATTATGCCGAAATGGGCAACGAAGCCGCTTTCGTGTGCGATTTCGTCTCGGCCTGGACCAAGGTGATGAATGCCGACCGCTTCGACGTGAGCTACGCCAAGAACCACGCCTGA
- the ahpF gene encoding alkyl hydroperoxide reductase subunit F, producing the protein MLDQNMKAQLGQYLANLRQPIELVATLDDGEKSAQTRELLEEIAALHDLVTARFDGTEGRVPSFLIRRADDHASAVRFAGLPMGHEFTSLVLALLWAGGHPPKVDADLIEQVRGLEGQFDFEMFFSLTCHNCPDVVQALTLMALENPNVTATLVEGGTFKDEVEERDILAVPATFLNGEVFYNGKMELAEILSKVDTGADAKAAAKLSAKDPFEVLIVGGGPAGAAAAVYTARKGFRTGIAAERFGGQLMDTLGIENLPGTTYTEGPKLTDNLRAQVGEYDIDVMDLAQAKSLRPAAEKGGMHALELTNGAVLKGRALILATGARWRNLGVPGEAEYRNKGVAYCPHCDGPLFKGKRIAVIGGGNSGVEAAIDLANIVGHVTLIEFDTKLRADEVLQKKLRSMDNVEIIVNGQTTEITGDGKRVNGLVLKDRESGEDRTIELEGVFIQIGLVPNTEWLKDTGIELSKYGEIVVDEHGSTSLPGIYAAGDATIIKDKQIVVAMGTGATAGLGAFDYLIRNEPVEEIAQAA; encoded by the coding sequence ATGCTCGACCAGAACATGAAGGCCCAGCTTGGGCAGTATCTTGCAAACCTGCGCCAGCCGATCGAGCTGGTCGCCACTCTCGACGATGGCGAGAAGAGCGCGCAGACCCGCGAGTTGCTCGAAGAAATCGCCGCGCTCCACGACCTCGTCACCGCGCGTTTCGACGGCACCGAGGGCCGCGTGCCGAGCTTCCTCATCCGCCGCGCCGATGACCACGCCTCCGCGGTGCGGTTCGCCGGCCTGCCGATGGGCCATGAATTCACCAGCCTCGTGCTCGCCCTGCTGTGGGCCGGCGGCCACCCGCCCAAGGTCGATGCCGACCTGATCGAACAGGTGCGCGGCCTCGAAGGGCAGTTCGATTTCGAGATGTTCTTCTCGCTCACCTGCCACAACTGCCCCGACGTGGTGCAGGCGCTGACGCTGATGGCGCTCGAGAACCCGAACGTCACCGCAACCCTGGTCGAAGGCGGCACGTTCAAGGACGAGGTCGAAGAACGCGACATCCTCGCGGTGCCGGCGACCTTTCTCAACGGAGAGGTCTTCTACAACGGCAAGATGGAACTCGCCGAAATCCTGTCCAAAGTCGACACCGGCGCCGATGCCAAGGCGGCGGCCAAGCTTTCGGCGAAGGACCCGTTCGAGGTCCTGATCGTCGGCGGCGGCCCGGCGGGCGCGGCGGCGGCGGTCTATACCGCGCGCAAGGGTTTCCGTACCGGGATCGCGGCCGAACGTTTCGGCGGACAGCTGATGGACACGCTCGGGATCGAGAACCTGCCCGGCACGACCTACACCGAAGGCCCCAAGCTGACCGACAACCTGCGCGCGCAGGTCGGCGAATACGACATTGACGTGATGGACCTCGCGCAGGCCAAGTCGCTCCGCCCGGCGGCGGAAAAGGGCGGCATGCACGCGCTCGAACTGACCAATGGCGCCGTGCTCAAGGGCCGCGCGCTGATTCTCGCCACGGGTGCACGCTGGCGCAACCTGGGCGTTCCGGGCGAAGCCGAATACCGCAACAAGGGCGTTGCCTATTGCCCCCACTGCGACGGCCCGCTGTTCAAGGGCAAGCGGATCGCGGTGATCGGCGGCGGCAATTCGGGCGTCGAAGCGGCGATCGACCTTGCCAACATCGTCGGCCACGTCACCCTGATCGAATTCGACACCAAGCTGCGCGCCGACGAGGTCCTGCAGAAGAAACTGCGCTCGATGGACAATGTCGAAATCATCGTGAACGGCCAGACGACCGAGATCACCGGTGACGGAAAGCGCGTCAACGGCCTCGTCCTCAAGGACCGCGAGAGCGGCGAGGACCGCACGATCGAACTCGAGGGCGTGTTCATCCAGATCGGCCTCGTGCCCAATACCGAATGGTTGAAGGACACGGGGATCGAACTGTCGAAATACGGCGAGATCGTCGTCGACGAACATGGCTCTACCAGCCTGCCCGGCATCTATGCCGCAGGCGATGCGACGATCATCAAGGACAAACAGATCGTCGTCGCCATGGGCACCGGTGCGACCGCAGGCCTCGGCGCGTTCGACTATCTCATCCGCAATGAGCCGGTCGAGGAGATCGCGCAGGCGGCGTAG
- the ahpC gene encoding alkyl hydroperoxide reductase subunit C, whose translation MGIIGSTIQPFKATAFQAGKDFFDVTNEDIAGKWAVFFFYPADWTFVCPTELEDLGEKYEMLQKMGVEVFAVSTDTHFSHKAWHDNSEKINKIKYAFLGDQLHTLSKQFGVLREEMGLADRATFVVDPDGVIQIMEITCEGVGRNANELVRKIKAAQYVRENPGQVCPAAWEEGSDTLAPSLDLVGKI comes from the coding sequence ATGGGTATCATCGGTTCGACCATCCAGCCGTTCAAGGCGACCGCCTTCCAGGCCGGCAAGGACTTCTTCGACGTCACGAACGAGGACATCGCCGGCAAGTGGGCCGTGTTCTTCTTCTATCCGGCCGACTGGACCTTCGTCTGCCCGACCGAGCTCGAGGACCTGGGCGAGAAGTACGAGATGCTCCAGAAGATGGGCGTCGAAGTCTTCGCCGTCTCGACCGACACGCATTTCAGCCACAAGGCGTGGCACGACAATTCCGAAAAGATCAACAAGATCAAGTACGCCTTCCTCGGTGACCAGCTGCACACCCTGTCGAAGCAGTTCGGTGTGCTGCGCGAGGAAATGGGCCTTGCCGATCGCGCGACCTTCGTGGTCGATCCCGATGGCGTGATCCAGATCATGGAAATCACCTGCGAAGGCGTCGGCCGCAACGCGAACGAACTCGTCCGCAAGATCAAGGCCGCGCAGTATGTCCGCGAGAACCCGGGCCAGGTCTGCCCGGCGGCGTGGGAAGAGGGCAGCGACACGCTGGCTCCCTCGCTCGACCTCGTCGGCAAGATCTAA